One Sediminicola sp. YIK13 DNA segment encodes these proteins:
- the purU gene encoding formyltetrahydrofolate deformylase gives MKTTILINCPDQAGIISSVTGFIHAKGGNIIYIDQHVDKQADVFFMRLESEFDENTISFENFKAQFKKEISVPFNMDSKMHLSGIKPKMALFISKYNHCLYDLLSRFNSGELDVEIPFILSNHKDLQNISEQFQIPFFHIPVTKENKLEAENKQLELLKEHEIDFIVLARYMQIIAPRTIDQYPNKIINIHHSFLPAFAGAKPYHAAFARGVKIIGATSHYVTEELDAGPIIEQDVVTVTHAHTIKDFIAKGQDLEKIVLSRAVKLHIQRKTMVYNNKTVIFS, from the coding sequence TGTGACTGGATTTATTCACGCAAAAGGTGGAAATATCATTTACATTGACCAACATGTGGATAAACAGGCCGATGTTTTTTTTATGCGTCTGGAAAGTGAATTTGATGAGAACACTATTTCTTTTGAAAATTTCAAGGCCCAATTTAAAAAGGAAATTTCGGTACCGTTTAATATGGACTCCAAAATGCACCTCAGTGGAATTAAACCTAAAATGGCCTTGTTTATATCGAAATACAACCATTGTTTGTACGATCTTCTGAGCAGGTTTAATTCTGGAGAACTGGATGTGGAAATCCCCTTTATCTTGAGCAATCACAAAGACCTTCAAAATATCTCCGAGCAGTTCCAAATTCCTTTTTTTCATATCCCTGTGACCAAAGAGAACAAACTGGAAGCAGAAAACAAGCAATTGGAGCTTCTTAAGGAGCATGAGATCGACTTTATTGTACTTGCAAGATACATGCAGATCATTGCACCGAGGACAATAGATCAATATCCAAACAAGATCATTAATATCCACCATTCGTTCCTCCCTGCCTTTGCAGGAGCAAAACCATATCATGCAGCCTTTGCCAGGGGCGTTAAAATAATTGGCGCTACCAGTCATTATGTAACAGAAGAATTAGATGCTGGCCCAATTATTGAACAGGACGTTGTTACCGTAACCCATGCCCATACTATAAAAGATTTTATTGCCAAGGGTCAGGATCTTGAAAAAATAGTATTGTCCAGAGCCGTTAAGCTACATATTCAAAGGAAAACCATGGTATATAACAATAAGACCGTTATTTTCTCTTAA
- a CDS encoding DUF4197 domain-containing protein, whose translation MKKLLLSVIVLQLVSCAELQQVVDQFPQGTYGIGNEEIAMGLREALDKGIDKQVSKLTKEDGFYKNELIKILLPEELQKIDRTLRDVGLGNLADEGIKVLNRAAEDAVSEATPIFINAVKDITFADAKNILLGSDDAATLYLKSTTQTALYDKFNPIIKNSFQRVGADQIWNNLITRYNNLPLTNNVNPDLTDYVTQEALSGVYTMIALEEKEIRTNVTSRTSTILRKVFALQD comes from the coding sequence ATGAAGAAGCTGTTATTAAGTGTTATTGTTCTGCAATTGGTTTCTTGTGCAGAACTACAACAAGTTGTAGATCAATTTCCACAGGGCACCTATGGCATTGGCAACGAAGAAATTGCCATGGGACTTAGGGAAGCTCTGGATAAGGGAATTGATAAACAAGTATCCAAACTCACCAAGGAAGACGGCTTCTACAAAAATGAATTGATCAAAATACTACTTCCCGAAGAACTGCAAAAAATTGACAGAACTTTAAGGGATGTTGGACTTGGAAATCTCGCCGATGAAGGCATAAAAGTATTGAACAGAGCTGCGGAAGATGCGGTAAGCGAAGCCACACCAATATTTATTAATGCGGTCAAGGATATCACCTTTGCAGATGCAAAAAACATTCTCTTAGGTAGTGATGATGCGGCCACCTTATATTTAAAAAGCACCACCCAAACAGCACTTTACGATAAATTTAATCCCATCATTAAAAATTCGTTTCAACGTGTAGGTGCCGACCAAATTTGGAACAATTTAATCACCCGCTACAACAACCTTCCACTCACCAATAATGTCAATCCTGATCTAACAGATTATGTTACCCAGGAAGCCTTATCTGGTGTCTATACAATGATTGCTCTTGAGGAAAAAGAAATACGTACCAATGTCACTTCAAGGACATCTACCATACTTCGAAAGGTTTTCGCCTTACAGGACTGA
- a CDS encoding SusC/RagA family TonB-linked outer membrane protein, protein MKAKLKGIFTFLLVLIAQLAVAQEKSISGKVTDQAGIPLPGVNVVVKGTTNGTQSDFDGNYIINANMGSVLVFSYLGQKTTEKTIGTSNTIDVQMEEDASQLEEVIVVGYGTQSKRNLTDNISKLTSDDISDVPNPNLQNALVAKAAGVQVTQTNGKVEGGINIRVRGAASVSGGTQPLYVLDGIPLIDPTGGRGEIGNGAPTNPLLTLSANEIESIDILKDASSAAIYGARGANGVVLITTKKGKQGKAKFSINLAQGFSQPTNKREWLNAQEYVELFTEAGRNSPFFTPDDGQAFVEDEFEFQSGGTDWRNGEIDTDWTDIAFQDGYQTDADFSVSGADAKTSYFFSGAYNNTSGIIRDNELERANARTNVSHQFSDRFKAGMNLSFSRTEIDRIANDNAFATPLQAIAQSPLSQPRLADGSPNPNTLYGNFLLDAENAFFKTIIRRTVGKVFGEYKIIPSITLNSDFSYDLFSQTEDNFRGQNALFQSTNGQAFASDLGSESYTYSNYATFDKTFDGRHGINVVAGTEFIKYNRRITSVTSQQFPSDDLTTVSGGAEITAGTGVNLKSSFVSYFARATYDLDSKYLLKASIRRDGSSRFGENVRFGTFPAVSAGWIMSEENFLKDSNTLSFLKLRGSWGKLGNADIGGDYPSLFLFSGVSYNQRPGLAPVQPGNSNLTWEQSTQTDFGVEFGFLDNRISGEIDYYVKDTEDLLFSVPLVPSSGAGSINQNIGTLQGKGVEFVLNTRNISTTDLSWTTNFNISNNVNELKSLPNNDADIVNGQNINRVGESVASFYLREYAGVDPANGDALYYLNTENPDGSLNRNTTTDPNEAQRIVAGNPFPELTAGMTNTVLYKDFDFSFTLQGEAGASIYNAGGRFQSVNGDFYDNQSRDQLQRWQQPGDITNVPQARLFAGNGTAQSTRFLAEADFLRLRNITLGYSLPNQVIEKMGLSKLRLYVTGINLVTITNYPFEDPEARSDVNGQNNPGQTFYSAPPAKTFTMGVNINF, encoded by the coding sequence ATGAAAGCAAAATTAAAAGGAATTTTTACCTTTTTGTTGGTTTTAATTGCACAACTAGCAGTTGCGCAGGAAAAATCAATTTCTGGTAAAGTTACCGATCAAGCTGGCATACCATTGCCTGGAGTAAACGTAGTTGTAAAAGGTACGACCAATGGAACCCAAAGTGACTTTGATGGCAATTACATCATTAACGCCAACATGGGCAGTGTTCTCGTATTTTCCTATTTAGGTCAAAAAACAACAGAAAAAACTATTGGAACATCTAATACCATAGATGTTCAAATGGAGGAAGATGCCTCACAATTAGAAGAGGTCATTGTAGTTGGGTATGGTACCCAAAGCAAACGTAACCTAACCGATAATATTTCCAAACTTACCTCAGACGATATATCCGATGTACCCAATCCAAACCTTCAAAATGCCCTTGTAGCTAAAGCTGCGGGTGTACAGGTAACCCAAACGAACGGGAAAGTTGAGGGTGGCATTAATATTAGGGTAAGAGGTGCCGCTAGTGTTAGTGGAGGAACTCAACCATTATATGTATTGGATGGAATACCGTTAATAGATCCTACAGGCGGTCGTGGAGAAATAGGAAATGGTGCGCCAACCAATCCGTTGTTAACATTGAGCGCCAATGAAATAGAATCGATAGACATCCTAAAAGATGCTTCTTCAGCCGCAATTTATGGGGCAAGGGGCGCAAATGGTGTTGTATTGATAACAACCAAAAAAGGAAAGCAAGGGAAGGCTAAATTTAGCATTAACCTAGCACAAGGATTTAGCCAACCAACCAATAAAAGGGAATGGCTCAACGCTCAAGAGTATGTTGAACTTTTTACAGAAGCAGGGAGAAACTCTCCTTTTTTCACTCCTGACGATGGCCAAGCTTTTGTAGAAGATGAATTTGAATTTCAATCAGGAGGAACGGATTGGAGAAATGGTGAAATAGACACTGATTGGACCGATATCGCATTTCAGGATGGCTATCAAACCGATGCTGATTTTTCTGTTTCTGGAGCCGATGCAAAAACATCTTATTTTTTCTCTGGGGCATACAACAATACAAGTGGTATTATTAGAGACAACGAATTGGAAAGAGCCAATGCACGAACAAATGTAAGCCACCAATTTTCAGATAGATTTAAAGCTGGCATGAACTTAAGTTTTTCCAGAACTGAAATTGATCGAATTGCCAATGATAATGCCTTTGCTACGCCATTGCAAGCGATAGCGCAATCTCCATTATCTCAACCAAGACTTGCAGATGGATCACCTAATCCCAATACGCTATATGGAAATTTCTTGCTAGATGCCGAAAATGCCTTCTTTAAAACCATTATTAGAAGAACGGTAGGTAAGGTTTTTGGAGAATACAAAATTATACCATCCATAACATTGAATTCAGATTTCTCATACGATCTTTTTTCTCAGACCGAAGACAATTTTAGGGGACAAAATGCCTTATTTCAATCAACCAATGGACAGGCTTTTGCTTCAGATTTAGGTTCTGAAAGTTATACATATAGTAACTATGCTACTTTTGACAAGACGTTTGATGGCAGACATGGCATCAACGTAGTCGCTGGTACTGAGTTTATAAAATACAATAGAAGAATTACAAGTGTTACGAGTCAGCAGTTTCCTTCCGATGATTTAACAACAGTTAGTGGTGGTGCAGAAATTACTGCAGGAACAGGAGTTAATCTTAAAAGTAGTTTTGTATCCTATTTTGCTAGGGCAACCTATGATTTAGATAGCAAATATTTACTTAAAGCTAGTATCCGTCGCGATGGCTCTTCAAGGTTTGGGGAGAATGTAAGATTTGGTACTTTCCCAGCTGTTTCTGCTGGTTGGATCATGTCCGAAGAAAACTTCTTGAAAGACTCCAATACCTTATCGTTCTTAAAATTAAGAGGAAGTTGGGGTAAATTGGGTAATGCGGATATTGGTGGAGATTATCCTTCCCTATTCCTATTCTCTGGTGTTTCTTACAATCAAAGACCAGGATTAGCCCCGGTACAACCAGGAAACTCTAACCTTACTTGGGAACAATCCACCCAAACAGATTTTGGAGTGGAATTTGGCTTTCTGGACAATAGAATTTCAGGAGAAATAGATTATTATGTAAAAGATACGGAAGACCTTTTGTTCAGTGTGCCACTTGTACCGAGTAGCGGAGCGGGTAGCATTAATCAAAATATTGGAACACTTCAAGGAAAAGGTGTGGAATTTGTTTTAAACACAAGGAACATTTCAACCACTGATTTAAGCTGGACAACTAATTTTAATATTAGTAATAACGTTAATGAATTAAAATCCTTACCAAACAACGACGCTGACATTGTTAATGGCCAAAACATCAATAGAGTGGGCGAAAGTGTAGCTTCTTTTTATCTTAGGGAATATGCAGGTGTTGACCCTGCCAATGGAGATGCGCTGTACTATTTAAATACAGAAAATCCAGATGGAAGCCTTAATAGAAATACCACCACCGATCCGAATGAGGCACAACGTATTGTTGCTGGAAATCCCTTTCCAGAACTTACTGCAGGTATGACCAATACAGTGCTTTACAAAGACTTTGATTTCTCTTTTACATTACAAGGAGAGGCCGGGGCCAGTATTTACAATGCCGGGGGGCGCTTTCAATCTGTAAACGGTGATTTTTATGACAATCAAAGTAGGGACCAATTACAAAGATGGCAACAACCAGGGGATATCACCAATGTTCCACAAGCAAGGTTGTTTGCCGGCAATGGTACTGCACAATCTACCCGCTTTCTAGCGGAAGCAGATTTTTTACGTTTACGTAATATTACACTAGGTTATTCTTTGCCAAATCAGGTGATAGAGAAAATGGGATTGAGTAAATTAAGGCTATATGTAACTGGCATTAACTTGGTAACTATTACCAATTATCCTTTTGAAGATCCAGAGGCTAGAAGTGACGTTAATGGACAAAACAATCCAGGACAAACTTTTTATTCTGCCCCTCCGGCAAAAACGTTCACCATGGGTGTTAACATTAATTTTTAA
- a CDS encoding RagB/SusD family nutrient uptake outer membrane protein: protein MKLYKLLYVFSVFLLTTSCEKELEINPTDNLPGELAFTSEANIAAILVGTYDEAGQAATYGGRLQLMVDLLGTSNQVRWGGTFLDPRQAFNKDLLVDNGFVSGIWANSYETINQANLVIDNLETVTSSPEEKDRIEGEAKFLRALNYFDLVRNFGSPYLSGQTNSQLGVPLRLTGIIDYSANQEAARNTVEEVYAQVISDATEAYNLLPSTNSFYADKYAAQALLARVYFQQGNYADARDAADDVLANSGHSLASSFAGAFNNDVDSSEDIFTFQVTSQTGTNQLITHYASEADGGRGGDITVEDAYLALFDDPTEERANFTYINPANDRQLTLKYTNQFGNVIIFRTAEMHLIRLESNFRLGTSVGLAPLTEINALRARSGALPLLGPLNLDLIFNERQLELAFEGFILHDVKRTQRSINGIAWNDTSLVFPIPQSEIDTNPLMVQNQGY from the coding sequence ATGAAATTATATAAATTATTATACGTGTTTTCCGTATTCCTTTTAACCACTAGTTGTGAAAAGGAATTAGAGATAAATCCAACCGATAATCTACCTGGTGAACTGGCTTTTACATCTGAGGCCAATATCGCTGCAATTTTAGTAGGAACCTACGATGAAGCAGGCCAGGCTGCCACTTATGGAGGTCGGCTTCAATTAATGGTAGATTTGTTAGGTACCTCCAACCAAGTACGTTGGGGTGGTACATTTTTAGATCCAAGACAAGCTTTTAACAAGGATTTATTGGTTGATAATGGCTTTGTAAGTGGTATTTGGGCCAATTCATATGAAACCATAAACCAAGCGAACTTGGTTATAGACAACCTAGAAACCGTTACTAGTAGTCCCGAAGAAAAGGATAGGATTGAAGGAGAAGCTAAATTTTTACGAGCATTAAACTATTTTGATTTAGTGCGTAATTTTGGATCGCCATACCTTTCTGGCCAAACCAATTCCCAACTGGGAGTTCCATTGAGATTGACCGGTATCATTGATTACTCGGCTAACCAAGAAGCTGCCAGAAATACAGTTGAGGAAGTATATGCTCAAGTCATTTCTGATGCTACCGAGGCTTACAATTTATTACCTTCTACAAATAGTTTTTATGCCGATAAATATGCCGCTCAAGCTTTGTTAGCAAGAGTATATTTCCAACAAGGCAACTATGCCGATGCTCGAGATGCTGCAGATGATGTATTGGCCAATAGCGGTCATTCCTTGGCTTCCAGTTTTGCCGGTGCATTTAATAATGATGTAGACAGTAGTGAAGATATATTTACTTTTCAGGTCACGAGTCAGACAGGAACCAATCAATTGATTACGCATTATGCCTCAGAGGCCGATGGTGGTCGTGGTGGGGATATTACCGTAGAAGATGCCTATTTGGCTCTTTTTGATGATCCTACAGAGGAACGAGCTAATTTCACATATATCAATCCCGCAAACGATAGGCAACTTACCCTAAAGTACACCAACCAATTTGGAAATGTTATTATTTTTAGAACGGCTGAAATGCACCTTATTCGATTGGAAAGTAATTTTAGATTGGGTACAAGTGTAGGTTTGGCACCACTAACAGAAATCAATGCCTTAAGGGCAAGGTCTGGGGCTCTTCCCCTATTGGGACCATTGAACTTAGATTTGATTTTTAATGAACGTCAATTGGAGTTGGCCTTTGAAGGTTTTATTTTACATGATGTAAAAAGAACGCAAAGATCCATTAACGGAATTGCATGGAATGATACTTCTTTGGTATTTCCAATACCACAATCTGAAATTGACACAAATCCCTTGATGGTTCAGAATCAAGGATATTAA
- a CDS encoding alpha/beta fold hydrolase, which translates to MLNYSTYLHATSDKWVTFVHGAGGSSSIWYKQVREFKDHFNVLLLDLRGHGDSKPHLKDAFDDKYTFDSITKDIMEVIEHENIKTSHFVGISLGTILIRNLAENYPDRVESMIMGGAIMKLNFRSQVLMRTGVVLKSVVPYIWLYKFFAFVIMPNKNHKESRSLFVREAKKLYQKEFIRWFKLTAEINPLLRFFRSMEIGIPTLYVMGEEDYLFLPTIRKIVDSHKTSELIVVQNCGHVVNIEQPKFFNDTVIGYLSSK; encoded by the coding sequence TTGCTAAACTATTCCACTTACCTGCATGCAACTTCCGATAAATGGGTCACCTTTGTCCATGGTGCAGGGGGCAGTTCATCTATTTGGTACAAACAGGTGAGGGAGTTCAAAGATCATTTCAACGTTCTTTTATTGGACCTCAGGGGTCATGGGGATTCTAAACCCCACCTAAAGGATGCTTTTGATGATAAATATACTTTTGATTCCATTACCAAGGATATTATGGAAGTTATAGAACATGAAAACATAAAAACCTCTCACTTTGTTGGTATTTCATTGGGCACTATTTTAATACGGAATCTTGCCGAAAATTATCCTGATAGGGTAGAGAGCATGATCATGGGAGGGGCTATCATGAAATTAAATTTCAGATCACAGGTCTTGATGCGTACTGGGGTGGTTTTAAAATCTGTAGTACCCTATATTTGGTTGTACAAGTTCTTCGCTTTTGTGATTATGCCCAACAAAAATCATAAGGAATCGAGATCCCTATTTGTAAGGGAAGCAAAAAAACTATATCAAAAGGAATTTATCCGATGGTTTAAGCTCACTGCCGAAATCAATCCGCTACTTCGTTTTTTTAGAAGTATGGAAATTGGCATTCCAACGCTTTACGTAATGGGGGAGGAAGATTATCTGTTCTTGCCCACCATCCGAAAAATCGTGGATAGCCATAAAACTTCAGAGCTTATCGTTGTTCAGAATTGTGGTCATGTTGTTAATATAGAACAGCCTAAATTTTTTAACGATACCGTTATAGGATATCTATCGAGTAAGTAA
- the pyrF gene encoding orotidine-5'-phosphate decarboxylase, producing MTNKQLIDQIRLKQSFLCIGLDVDINKIPKHLLAEEDPIFAFNKAIIDATNHLCVAYKPNIAFYEAHGLKGWKSLERTIQYLNTHYPEQFTIADAKRGDIGNTSSMYARAFFEDLGFDSVTIAPYMGKDSVEPFLAFEDKHTILLALTSNEGAYDFQTQIVDGMELYKKVLTTSKTYKNAQNLMYVVGATKASFLTDIRKIIPDSFLLVPGVGAQGGSLSEVCKYGMTKDVGLLVNSSRGIIYASTDKDFAEVARIKAEELQVQMAAELKKR from the coding sequence ATGACCAATAAGCAGTTAATAGACCAAATACGCCTAAAGCAATCATTCCTTTGTATAGGATTGGATGTTGACATCAACAAGATCCCCAAACATTTGTTAGCAGAGGAAGATCCAATTTTCGCCTTTAACAAGGCCATTATTGATGCTACCAACCATTTATGTGTGGCTTACAAGCCCAATATTGCATTTTATGAGGCTCATGGACTAAAGGGATGGAAATCTTTGGAGAGGACCATACAGTATCTTAATACGCATTATCCAGAACAATTTACTATTGCCGACGCCAAAAGGGGGGATATAGGAAATACTTCTTCCATGTATGCCAGGGCCTTTTTTGAAGATTTAGGATTCGATTCAGTTACCATCGCGCCTTATATGGGAAAGGATTCGGTAGAGCCGTTCTTGGCGTTTGAGGATAAACATACCATTTTATTGGCATTGACCTCGAATGAAGGTGCTTATGATTTTCAGACCCAAATTGTGGATGGGATGGAATTGTACAAGAAAGTGCTGACCACATCCAAAACGTATAAAAACGCCCAGAACCTTATGTATGTTGTGGGTGCTACCAAAGCGAGCTTCTTAACGGATATTAGAAAGATAATTCCCGATAGCTTTTTGTTGGTTCCTGGGGTTGGAGCCCAAGGTGGAAGCTTAAGTGAAGTCTGCAAATATGGAATGACAAAAGATGTGGGACTTTTGGTAAATTCTTCCCGTGGTATCATCTACGCTTCTACCGATAAAGATTTTGCTGAAGTAGCAAGAATCAAGGCCGAAGAGCTACAGGTACAAATGGCTGCCGAGTTGAAGAAAAGGTAA
- the prfA gene encoding peptide chain release factor 1 — protein MLDKLNYVKQRFDEVSDLIIQPDIITDQKRYVQLNKEYKDLKALMEKREEYITLTNNMKEAEEILSDGSDPEMVEMAKMQYEEAKSGLPKLEDEIKFLLIPKDPEDAKNVVMEIRAGTGGDEASIFAGDLFRMYTKYCESRGWSTNVIDLSEGTSGGYKEIQFEVNGEDVYGTLKFEAGVHRVQRVPQTETQGRVHTSAATVMVLPEAEEFDVQIDPKDVRIDFFCSSGPGGQSVNTTYSAVRLTHLPTGLVAQCQDQKSQHKNKEKAFRVLRSRLYDMELAKKQEADAAKRNSQVSSGDRSAKIRTYNYSQGRVTDHRIGLTLYDLSNIVNGDIQRIIDELSLVENTEKLREASEIF, from the coding sequence ATGTTAGATAAATTAAATTACGTTAAACAGCGCTTCGATGAGGTTTCAGACCTTATCATTCAGCCTGATATTATCACGGACCAGAAGCGTTATGTGCAGTTGAACAAGGAGTATAAGGACCTTAAAGCTTTAATGGAGAAAAGGGAAGAGTACATTACTTTGACCAATAATATGAAGGAAGCCGAAGAAATATTGTCCGATGGCAGTGATCCAGAGATGGTGGAAATGGCCAAAATGCAATATGAAGAGGCTAAAAGTGGCTTGCCAAAGTTGGAGGATGAAATTAAATTTCTATTGATTCCAAAAGATCCTGAAGATGCCAAAAATGTGGTTATGGAAATCCGTGCCGGTACAGGTGGGGACGAAGCCAGTATTTTTGCGGGGGACCTTTTTAGAATGTATACCAAATACTGTGAATCTAGGGGATGGAGCACCAATGTCATCGATCTAAGTGAAGGTACAAGTGGAGGTTACAAGGAAATTCAGTTCGAAGTGAATGGGGAAGATGTATACGGTACCCTAAAATTCGAAGCTGGAGTACACCGTGTACAAAGGGTTCCGCAAACGGAAACCCAAGGTAGGGTGCATACGAGTGCGGCAACGGTAATGGTATTGCCAGAGGCGGAAGAGTTTGATGTACAGATTGATCCCAAAGATGTACGGATCGATTTTTTCTGTTCTTCTGGACCAGGCGGGCAGTCGGTGAACACCACCTATTCTGCGGTTCGTTTAACCCACCTTCCCACAGGTTTGGTGGCACAATGCCAGGATCAGAAATCCCAGCATAAGAACAAGGAAAAAGCCTTTAGAGTTTTGCGTTCCCGTCTTTATGATATGGAATTGGCCAAAAAGCAGGAGGCAGATGCCGCCAAAAGAAATTCCCAGGTGAGTAGTGGTGACCGTTCTGCAAAAATTAGGACCTATAACTATTCTCAAGGAAGGGTAACCGATCATAGAATTGGCCTTACACTTTATGATTTGTCCAACATTGTGAACGGTGATATACAGCGCATCATTGATGAGTTAAGCTTGGTGGAGAACACTGAGAAACTAAGGGAAGCATCTGAAATATTTTAA
- a CDS encoding DUF3570 domain-containing protein: protein MNRVLLGIFCFFSFVLSAQDAPSTYKKRVLEATEIDVLFSYYNQDGIHAAVSGGDGTEELTDVTSSLIVRMPLNEDDVLTVDVGISAYTSASSSNVNPLDGDPSRPVSPYIASSGASRNDVLAHLTPSYQHSSDDRNTIWGVKGYISSEYDYFSLGFGGSYTRMFNEKNTEVSASAQVFLDTWNPQYPIELRGGFFDDRITGNGTYAPVFSNFENKNRNSYSLSLNFSQILGKRVQGSLFMDLVSQNGLLSTPFQRVYFGDRNDFFIDEFQLADDVERLPDTRVKIPVGGRLNIFVSDMFVLRSYYRFYSDDWGVNSHTASLEVPIIVSRAFTIYPMYRFYTQTAADYFFEKEVAVSTLNYYTSDYDLSGFDAHQYGMGIRYKDIFTTAKIFSYGLKSLDLRLNQYDRSDGLSSFIVTFGASFVAD, encoded by the coding sequence ATGAATAGAGTTCTATTGGGTATTTTCTGTTTTTTTTCTTTTGTGCTTTCTGCCCAAGACGCCCCCTCTACCTACAAAAAAAGGGTTTTAGAAGCTACTGAAATAGATGTGCTGTTCAGTTACTACAATCAGGATGGTATACATGCTGCCGTATCAGGCGGTGATGGTACCGAGGAACTGACAGACGTAACTTCCAGTTTAATCGTAAGAATGCCTTTAAATGAAGATGATGTCCTTACCGTAGATGTGGGTATTTCGGCCTATACCTCTGCCTCCTCCAGTAATGTGAACCCTTTGGATGGAGATCCGAGTCGTCCGGTAAGTCCATATATAGCTTCTTCTGGAGCCTCCAGGAATGATGTCCTGGCCCATTTGACTCCGTCTTACCAACATAGTTCCGATGATAGGAATACCATTTGGGGAGTAAAAGGATATATTTCTTCCGAGTACGATTATTTTTCTTTGGGTTTTGGTGGGAGTTATACCCGTATGTTCAATGAGAAAAACACGGAAGTAAGCGCAAGTGCACAGGTTTTTCTGGATACTTGGAATCCTCAATATCCTATTGAGCTCAGGGGAGGCTTTTTTGATGACCGTATTACGGGAAATGGAACATATGCTCCCGTATTCTCTAATTTCGAAAATAAGAACAGAAATTCATATTCCCTTTCACTTAATTTCTCCCAAATATTGGGCAAAAGGGTGCAAGGATCACTATTTATGGACCTTGTTTCTCAAAATGGACTTTTAAGCACCCCATTTCAACGGGTGTATTTTGGAGACCGGAACGATTTTTTTATAGATGAATTTCAATTGGCGGATGACGTGGAACGGTTGCCGGATACTAGGGTGAAAATTCCTGTTGGAGGGCGTCTCAATATTTTTGTCAGCGATATGTTCGTGCTAAGATCCTACTACAGGTTTTACAGCGATGATTGGGGGGTCAATTCCCATACCGCAAGTTTAGAAGTGCCAATAATAGTGAGCAGAGCCTTTACTATTTATCCCATGTACCGTTTTTATACCCAAACTGCGGCGGATTATTTCTTTGAAAAGGAAGTGGCTGTTTCTACCTTAAATTACTATACCTCAGATTACGATCTTTCTGGCTTTGATGCGCATCAGTACGGGATGGGGATACGCTATAAGGATATTTTTACGACTGCAAAAATATTCTCCTATGGACTCAAGTCCCTAGACCTTCGCCTTAATCAATACGATAGAAGTGACGGATTAAGTTCTTTTATTGTCACTTTTGGGGCATCATTCGTGGCAGATTAG
- a CDS encoding DUF4266 domain-containing protein — protein sequence MKRFLLILFLVMSLTSCVAVKEYDKVYLNDEEMQLAIKSMEQFEINFQIYREAASGGNGGKTGGGCGCN from the coding sequence ATGAAAAGATTCCTTTTGATACTTTTTTTAGTAATGTCATTGACTTCCTGCGTAGCAGTAAAAGAGTATGATAAGGTGTATCTTAATGATGAGGAAATGCAACTGGCCATAAAAAGCATGGAGCAGTTCGAAATCAATTTTCAAATATATAGGGAAGCTGCATCTGGAGGAAACGGTGGTAAAACAGGTGGCGGTTGTGGTTGTAATTAA